In Leptolyngbya sp. NIES-2104, the genomic window ATTCACCCTTGTCCAAAGTTGCCAAATTGAACGAACTCAAAACAGAATTTTTATCTAAATTTGAAATCTGTGAGATCTGATGCTACAAAACAAACTCCGTGTGATACAACATTGACGCGAATCGACATTTGTCCCAAATTGTTACAAACAAAGGACAGAATGAATCTTCTCTACTGTCGTTGTGCATTAACAAAGGTTTAATCAAAGTGTTCTTGGACACCCAAACTAGGGCAAAATGATGTCGGGGTTATCTATAAACTATCTGCTGCGATGGAGTTAAAGAGGCGATATGAGCATTGAAAAGATCGTTGATCAAGCCCTTCAGGATGGCTATTTGACACCAGCGATGGAAGCCGAAGTAGGGCGCATCTGCGATACTGCCTCGGAGTTATCGATCGAGGAATATATGGCGCTCGATCGATTAATGGGGGCACTACTGACGGGTGAAGTCGTCGCCGTTCCCCGGAAGCAGTTTATCAACGTCATGGAAGAACTGGTCTTGACCGAGGCGATCGCACGAGTGGCAGAAATCGAAGCCACCAGCGATCGCACTTTAGATCTAGGTGATATCGCTGCGTATGCGTTGAACCGTCTACCGCCGCTGTATGCGACAACCGAGGAAGGAGCAAACTACCAGCGCCAGCACGCGAAAGAAGGATTGCAGGGTGTGATTTCACAACGAGTCGGAGAAGCGATCGCGAAGAACCTTGACAAACCCGATTTTTTTCCAGAACGACAAATTCTTGGAAAAAGCTCGAAAGACGAAATTCTTACCCAGGTCAGCAGTCTCTTGCAGGCGTATGCACCCAGCTTCGAGCCAGAACCACGTCGATAAGATTTTGATGATTCAAATCGATTCAGGGGCAAAATGCCCCTTTTTTCTTGGGAATGAATGCTGACGAATTCTGAATTCGATTCGGCTCAATGGGTCACAAAAACCCCAGGATTAATTCGCCTACCATGTACACACAAGCCGATTGATCGGTCGTCGCCGAAATCTTTCGCCCCCTAAATCCCCCACGAGTGGGGGACTAAGAGTAGAGCAGATCCTTCCAGTTGAGAGAATCGCTTCGATTCAAAGTCCCCCAGAATGGGGGATTTAGGGGGCACAAGCCGCCCAAAACGAAGCAAAATACGGATGTATGTACACGGTAGAGATTGATTCACTGGGGTTTTCTGTTCATTTAGATTTTCGTGCCACAGTGCGGACAGAACTTATTGCTTGGAATGTTCTCAGCGCCGCAGTGACGACAGTTGATCGTTTCTGCTGCCCGTTCTAACAATTTCCGCTCCGGTAAACCAATCATCTGAGCATTGCTCTTACCCGTTGGCACCATCGGATAGCAGTTCTCATTTTTCTTCACCCGCACATCCATCAAGACTGGACCGGGATGAGCGATCATTTGGGCGATCGCGCTTTTCAATTCCTCGCGGGTTTCTACAATCATGCCTTTGATGCCAAACGCCTCCGCCAATTTGACAAAATCAGGTGTGCCGACCTGCATGTTTGAATTGGAGTAGCGCTCATCATAGAAAGCTTCTTGCCATTGGCGCACCATGCCCTGCCAACCGTTGTTAATAATCACGGTTTTGACATTGATTCCGTACTGCGCCAGAGTTCCAAGCTCCTGAATGTTCATCTGAATGCTGGAATCACCACTGATACAGATGACTTCTTCGTCTGGAACTGCGACTTTTGCCCCCATTGCAGCGGGCATTCCAAAGCCCATCGTTCCGAGTCCCGCGCTCGAAATCCAGCGACGCGGACCGTTTTTGAGGAATTGAGCCGCCCACATTTGGTGCTGACCTACATCGGTTGTGTAGTAAGCGTTCGGGGCTTGCCGTCCGACTTCTGCAATCACTTCTTGAGGAGACAACACACCTGGATACTCAGGCACAACCAGCGGATAATCTTCACGCCAGCGATCGATTCTTGCAAGCCATGCTTCAGTTTGATCCGGGTTCGCGGGATCGCCTTCTTCGGTGCTGCGCTCTAACAAATCAGTCAGAACTTGCTTCACATCTCCCACGATCGGCACATCCGGCAAGCGAACTTTACCCACTTCCGCTGGATCGATATCGATGTGAATCACTTTAGCGCGGGAGGCGAATTCGTCGAGTTTCCCGGTGACTCGATCGTCAAATCGTGCCCCGACTGCAATCAACAAATCACACTCGGTCACAGCAAAATTCGCATACGCCGTTCCGTGCATTCCGAGCATGCCAACCGATAACGGATGATGCTCATCGAATGCGCCGATTCCCATTAGCGTTGTCGTGACAGGCAGCTTAAAGCGTTCTGCAAGTTCTTTCACTTCCGAGTGTGCGCCTGCTGCGATCGCGCCTCCCCCGACGTAAAGCAGCGGTTTTTGAGCCTGACGAATCAGTTTCAATGCCTGTCCAATTTGGCGCGGATTGCCTTTTACCGTCGGGCGATATCCAGTCAATCGGACAGAACCTGGATCAACCGGAACATAATCAAATTGTTCAACACCGACATCTTTAGGCACGTCGATCAAAACAGGTCCCGGTCGTCCAGTGCTGGCGATATAGAACGCTTCAGCAACAATTTTCGCCATGTCACGCGGATCGCGGACGACATAGGAATGTTTCACGATCGGTAAGGTAATGCCGTAAATATCAGTTTCCTGGAACGCATCACTTCCGATCGCAGGACGCGGAACCTGTCCCGTCACAATCACCATCGGAATCGAATCCATGTGTGCGGTCGCGATCCCCGTTACCAAGTTTGTCGCACCCGGTCCCGAAGTCGCGAAACAAACGCCGACTTTTCCGGTGGCGCGAGCGTATCCATCGGCGGCGTGGGCAGCTCCTTGTTCATGGCGCACAAGAATGTGCTTGAGGATTCCAGCTTGTTCAGCCCGATAGAGTTCATCATAGATCGGCAGAATTGCACCGCCGGGATAGCCGAAAATGTGTTGGACGCCGTGGCGACTGAGACTATCGATTAAAGCAAAAGCACCCGTCACCTGTTGGACTGCTGATCGTTGCTGCAACTGCACTGGAGTAACCTCTTCGAGTATGCGCGATTTGGATAGTTTAGAAGATTTTTGTATCGTAGGATGCAAGCGATAAGAATATAGTGTAAAACTGATCCCTATTTGTGTCGAGAGACTGTCTCACGGATTTTTTCAAGATACCTACGATACAAAGCATTTGAAATGAAATCTGGAAATAAGTGTGTCAGAGAACCTTGATATTGCTTTAGATTCCGCAACTTAACTAGAAGAATCCTAATCAATCGAAACCGTTTCTGAAGCTAGACCGAGGAATGATTTGTGTCTTGACTTCATGACGTTGAGCAATGAACTAACTCAGAAATAAACACGGCGGCGGTCACGGTACGATTTGAAGATTCAATTACACCTTGGACTGCTCCGGGAGAATGCCAGAGTGTGAGGTGGTCAACAGCAGGATCAGCATAAAAGTGAGTTGCATTTCCACCCAGCATCAGAGAACTCCAATGAGTAAAGCGATCGTGGCTCACTCGATGAATCGGAAATTCTCCAAACAACGGAACGCCCCAACCATCGATTGCGATAAATCGATCGATCCGAATTCCTTGACGCTGCCAGATTCTTGCTGCTGCGATCGTGCCCACAACCCCGGCACTAAACGCAACAATTAAAACAGATTTGTCCGGCTGGAAGAACTCTAGAATATGCTGAGACGAATAAGCGGGCTGTCGATCGGACGGGAAAACTGCACACTGATTCTCAGAAAGATTCACCTGAGCGATGAAAGCTTCTGTCAACTCAGCGGAGTGCATTCCTGGGCAAATCAAAATCTTCATTACTTAGGTAACGATATTTCACTCATCGATCCTTTCCCCCGGTAGGGGATGTTAGCCTGAAACTAAACCGAAAAATTGATAAAGGGGTTTTTACACTGTGGTTGCGACTCCAGACAAGCTCGAACACACTCACCATCATCATCACACTTCTTCAAACTCAGAACGAATCGCCGTTCTTCTCATGGGATACGGCGAGGTCGAGAGCTATGAAGACTTCGCCAATTACAACGAACAAGCGCTGAATCTCCTCACGGCAAAATTTGCGCCCGTTCCAACCTGGGTTTATCCACCCTTGGCAAAACTATTAGCGATCTTCGATCTGCACGAGTGGGGACACCAACACGGACAGTTCATCTCGCCGCACAATGAAATTTTTGAAAAACAGCGTGCAGGTGTGGAAGCCGCATTACAAGAAAAGTGGGGCGATCGCATTCAAGTCTTCAAAGCCTTCAACTTCTGCAAACCATTCCTACCTGAACAAGTCCTAGCTGAGGTTAAAGACCAAGGCTTTACCAAAATTCTGATTTATCCCTTGCTGGTGGTCGATTCCATCTTCACGAGTGGAATTGCGGTTGAACAAGTGAACAAAGCCTTGGCAACCCTAGCCGATGAGGGCGAACACTGGCTAAAGGGAACGCGCTATATTCCTTCGTTCTTCGATCGACCTGAATACATCAATTTGATGGCGCATTTAGTCGAAGCTGAGATTCAATCTAATCTAGCTGAGAACTATCTCCCCTCTCAGGTCGGAATCGTTTTGATGAATCACGGCTGTCCACACAAAGCAAAAGGCTTCACGTCTGGAATTACCGAGAGCCAACTGCTTTACGACAAGGTGCGCGATCGCTTAATTGATCGTTATCCCTTGATTTCTGTCGGCTGGCTCAATCATCAGACCCCGCTAATTGATTGGACGCAACCGAATGCCGATCTTGCAGCGAGAAACTTGATCGAACTCGGAGCAAAAGCGATCGTGTTTATGCCGATCGGTTTCGCGACTGAAAACCATGAGACGCTGCTGGATGTCGAACACATCATCGAAAAGCTTCACCGCAAGTATTCTGATGTGAAATACGTCAGAATGCCCTGTGTGAATGACCATTCTGAGTTTCTAAAAATGGTTGCAGACTGGGCAACTCCACAAATTGAATCGCTTCTATCTGAGCAAGCTTTGGCGGTTGTTCCAGTGCATGGAGAAGTGCACCATCATCATGATCACGGACATCACCACGACCACGGACATCATCACCATTAATTGGTAAAACTTTGAGAGGGAGGCACTTCTGAGCCTCCCTTTTAATTTTGGTAAATTGGGTGAGTCACGCTGTGTCAGAACGGGATCACTGCATGGATACATTAGAACGCTTTCGAGGATGCCTGTTAGGACTTGCGACAGGGGATGCGATCGGTACAACCGTTGAATTTCAGCAACGCGGTTCATTCTCGCCGCTCACGGACATGGTAGGCGGAGGTCCATTTAACCTCAAGCCGGGTCAGTGGACTGACGATACCTCTATGGCATTGTGCCTCGCCACAAGCCTCGTCACTATGGGCACATTTGATGCCGCTGATCAAATGAATCGATACTGCGATTGGTACGAACAGGGATACCTTAGCAGTACAGGTAAGTGCTTTGATATCGGTAACACAGTGCGGCAAGCGTTGCAGCACTACAAGCACTCTGGCAATCCATTTAGCGGTTCCACTGATCCAAAATCTGCTGGTAACGGATGTTTGATGCGGCTGGCACCTGTTCCGATGTTTTACTTTCCAGAACGCGATCGCATTTTACATTTCTCGGCTGAAAGTGCTCGGACAACGCATGGTGCATCAGAATGTATCGATGCCAGTTGTTTATTTGGAGAAATGTTATTCCGCGCTTTGTCGGGAATGAGCAAAACTGAGATTCTTTTTAGCAGCAGTCCAGAGACGATCGCATCGCCATCAATTCAAGCGATCGCTTGTGGCGAGTATCAACGCAAGCAAAGTCGTGAAATTCGTGGTACCGGATACGTCGTCGCAAGCCTAGAGGCTGCGCTTTGGTGCTTTTGGACGACAGAAAGTTATGAGCAAGCCATTCTTAGCGCTGCAAATCTTGGTGATGATGCAGACACGACTGCGGCAATTTGTGGTCAAGTTGCTGGCGCATATTACGGAGAATCTGGTATTCCGGCGCATTGGCTGGAGAAGCTGACGATGCGAGATGAGATCACCAAGCTTGCTGAGCAACTCTATGTTGAACGCTAATTCACAATCAGTTCAAGCAAGATGGGTTTGCAAATTGACGAAACTTCGCTACAATATCAGAGCTTAGTTACGGGATGTAGCGCAGCTTGGTAGCGCGCCTGCTTTGGGAGCAGGATGCCGCAGGTTCAAATCCTGTCATCCCGATTGGTTTCGGAACAAAATATTAATAGAAACGATTTATCATAAGTCGTTGGAATTTTCTGCAATGCGTCACGTCAAAATTGTAAACATCATCAGTTGCCTCTTGATCGGAGCAATGACCGGATGTAAAGAGATTCGAGAACAGTTTCCTGAATTACCCACCTTTGAGCGTCCTGCTCCACTACCCCCCAAACCCGCACAATCGCCGACCGCCGCAAAAATTGAGACCACCATCTATCAGCAAATCAATCAGGTGCGGCAACAAGACGGACTCAAAGGACTGAAAAAGAACGATCGATTAGCAGAAGTGGCGCGACGATATAGTCAGCAAATGGCAGAAAAAGAGTTCTTCAGTCATACCGGAGCCGATGGAACAAACGTTGCCGATCGCGTTGAGGCAGGACAAATTTCTTTTCAAATTGTGGGCGAGAATTTGTACATGGGAACGAACATTAGACAGCCTGCGGATAATGCGGTCGAAGGCTGGATGAATAGTCCCGGACACCGAGAAAATCTTCTTCGTCCTGTCTATGCGGAGACTGGAATTGGAGTTTGGAAAAAGGGCAATACCTATTACATTACGCAACTTTTTCTCAGGCAGTAGATTAGTTTCGATCGACAGGGAGACCGAGCCATTGACTTAACTGTTCTGCTAACCAATCAATTTCTGGAGGGGTCAAAGATTCATAATTGTTCGTGCCGCCCCCTAAAGTAAATTTTCTCGTTCCTGCCCAAATGTTAAGGTGTGCAGGAATTCTGACGTGACCCCCTTCGGAATCGTGCTTGTAAGTATCTTGAGTCCTATCAATTCGGCAAATCGATCGACGATCGGCAGTTAACGGAAAAATTCCGATGCCAAAGAGTTCATTCGCGCGAAAAATTTTGGATTCAGTGATTTCTAATCTGACTTGCCCGAAGAGATCGAACAGAATTCCCCAAGTCATCCATAAACCCGCAGCCAAGTGCCCGATCGCGAATAAAGCCATAAACCAACCGCCAGAACTCCAACTGATCAGCGCCATGCCGTACCACATGATGAGAAAGGAATTCCAGAAGAGCGCGAATCCAAGCAGGGGAATCAATCCAAGATGAAATCCTCGTGACGGAATGACGATCTCTAGAGTTTGGCGCGATCGTGCAAATTGAACCTTGCTACCAACGGGTTGCCCTTTTGCTAAAGTTCGAGGTGCATCTAGAGCTTCTAGAGCTTGTTTAGCGGATTGCAATCGTAAATCTAAACTGGGTTCTGTCAGCCACTTGAGCCAGTCGATTAGATCCGGACTGAGATTGACGTGTTTATCGAACAAAATCCGCATTTCCCGCTGTGGCAGTTGATCGGGATTCTGTCCGGTTGCTATGCAGATTAAAGTCGCACCTAACGCATAGAGATCCGAAGCTGGAACGGTTTGCCCTCCAAATTGCTCCGGAGGCATATAACCGTAAGTTCCGACGATCGTTCGAGTGCCATGATGTAGTGCAGTTTGAACAGAACCGAAATCAATTAAATAGATCCGACCGGGATGATTACCTGTTCGATTTCCGAGCAGAATATTACTCGGCTTCAAATCGCGATGAACGACTGGAGGCTGGCGACTGTGAAGATAGTCAAGAATGGAGAGTAAATCTTTTGCGATCGCTCTAAGTTCTTCTTCGCTAAAGGTTCGCCCGGATTGTATCCAGTCTTGCAGCGATCGCGCTTCGATGTGAGTTTGAACAAGTGCAAATCCTTTACCGAGGTCAGTTTCGACTTCAAAATCATCAAGGTATTGAGGAATTGCACGGTGATTGAGCGATCGTAAAACTGCTGCTTCTCGCTCAAACAGTTTGAGATCCTCCCAGGTAAACTCTGGTGCAAACAGGAGTAGCTTCACCACCACGATCGCGTCAGACTGTAAATCCTTTGCCAGAAATGTTCTTCGTCCGGTTTGACGACCGAGTAGCGATTGGATCTGATAACGATCGCGCAAAACTTTCCCAATGAGTTGATCCATGATGCCTCAAGTGATTCATCGGATGACACCATTATCTCTTTAGGATTTTGCGATCGTCACTGATGCAGTCGCTACATTTTTTTACCGACTAGCCAGAGCAGTCCCGCATCAATGAAGGTAAAAGGACTATCCAGGGTGCCTGCCAACAGACTGAGGAGAAGAAAGTAACCGAGCGAAGCGATCGCGACAAATTTGATTAAAACGAGCGTTGCCATAGCCAATGTAGAGAAAACTAGGTTGGTGTAGAATAGTACGCCAAACACGACGTGTCAAATCCTTGGCTCTAACTTGTGAGGATAGAGCAATATTTATAAGTTTTATAAAGATACACTACATTTTTTGGATTTTCATAGAGTCATTCTGCCTATTGCTAGGAACTGCCCAATCTGCCCAGAGGAATACATAGGCAGATTTCATACCTTCCTTACTGATAGAAGTTCGATGAGTTTCTCGATCAGATTCAGATTTTCACGACTCAATCCCGCAAAGAAAGCAGCTTGGATTTTTCTGGCACGATCGGTAAACAAAATCGAAACGTACTTCCCTTACCGAATTCGCTTTCGACCTCGATCGTACCTTTTTGCAGCTCGACTAAGCGACGAGAAATGGCAAGCCCGATTCCAGTTCCGCCAGAATGCCGATCGCGCGATCGATCTGATCGCCAAAATCGCTCGAATACATGCGGCAGATCTTCAGCTTTGATTCCCCGCCCCGTGTCTTTGACTGCGATCCATAACTTATCCGATTCTGTCCAAGCCTGTAGGGTAATACTGCCTGCTGATGTATAACGTAGGGCGTTTCCCACTAGGTTCACTAAAACCTGTTCTACTCGTTCGGAATCCGCCATCGCAGACGGGAGCGATTCAGGACAGTCCACTTTTAAGGTCGGACTATCATCGAGTAATTGATCGGAAAATTTTTCCACGATCGACACTAGTAAAGGTCGAATTTGTAGCGGTTGGAGATGAATCGGTAAATAACCTGCTTCTGCTTTCGAGAGTTCTTGCAGGTCGTTGACCAATCGACGTAAGCGAACGGTTTCCCTTGCAAGGCGTTGATACACATCTGGAGTTGACTCGATCGTGCCATCTGCCAATCCTTCTAGATAGCCTTCGATCACGGTTAAAGGGGTGCGTAGTTCATGAGTCAGATCGCCGACTAAATCGCGTCTGCGCTGTTCTACTCCTTCGAGATCTTGAGCCATTCGATTAAAACTTTCTGCCAATTGATTGAGTTCAGGAATCTCGTTTTCAGGCACCCGTTCTTCTAAGTGTCCGGCTGCAAACCGCTGAGTGATTTCTTCCATCTGAATCAAAGGCTGCATAATGCGTTTCGACACCCAATAGCTAAGCCCGATCGCAGTGGTTCCCCCGACAATCACCGACCAAAACGCGCCCCGACTCCAAGCCGATTCAAACCCATCGATCAGCCGACTTTTTACCCGAACTACACTAAAATCGATGCCCTGCAACTGTTCGAGATGCACCAGAAACAATCGCGGTGTGTAAACCTTTCCTACAGTCAGCAGCGTACTAATCCCAACCACCATGACGATCATGTGGGACAAAAACAATCGGGTGCGGAGGTTGGGTTTACTCATGCGGCAGTGTCTTCAAATTTGTAGCCGACTCCGATCACCGTTTTAACAAAGGTTGGATTTGCCGGATCGGGTTCGATTTTCTTTCTCAACCGGGCGACGTGTGTATCGACGACTCGTTCATCTCCGAAAAAGTTACTGCCCCAAAGTTTGTCGATCAATTGCGTTCGGTTCCAAACGCGTCCCGGATAGCTCATAAAAGTCGAGAGCAAATCAAATTCGAGCGTCGTTAAATCTAAAGGTTCTGTGCGATCGCCGTTTTGTCGAGCTGCCGATCGCTGATCTACATCCAAGACAAAATTCTGTGTCCGGTACACCTGAGACTGTCCGCCCTGTCGCATCGTTCGTCGCAATAACGCCCGGACTCGCGCTACTAATTCCTTCGGGCTAAAGGGTTTCACCATATAATCATCTGCGCCCGTTGACAGTCCGATAATGCGATCGATTTCTTCGCCTTTGGCGGTCAGCATCAGAATAAATGGATCTTTCGCTCCGGGTTTTTGGCGCACACGGGCACAAACTTCTAGCCCATCGAGTCCCGGAATCATCAGATCGAGAATCATCAGGTCAGGTTTTTGCTCTTGGAAGACTTGTAAAGCAGAAATACCATCGCGACAAGTTCGACAAGAAAAGCCTTCTTTTTCAAGGTAAAGTTGAATCAGTTGAGCGATTTCGGCTTCGTCTTCGACAATCAAGATTTCCATAACACCGGGGGTCTAGAAGGTCACAACCTGTATAGCTCTGAGTGTATCAATTTGACAACTCGAAGAACGTCGAATTTTCAACTGACAAACTTTTATCGCGATCGTTTTGCGGATTGTGGAGTTTTGTAAACTTCCTTAAGAATGCAGCGATCGACCGATAAAATAACTTGTATCGAAGCTTCACGAATTTCTATATAGGGCTAAGCGCACACGGGGGGACAGATGGAGTTTTTAAGTTTTCTGAACGACGTTAATTTTGAAGCGATCGTTCAATTGACTTTGGTTGCCATGATCATGTTGGCAGGTCCAATCGTGATTTTCTTGTTGGCGTTCCGAGGCGGCGATTTGTAAGCTTCCGATTGGTGTGACATCAAAGTTTTATCAGGTTTAAGAGAGAGTAGCTCCAAGGCTCGATCGTGTTTCGCGATCGGGCTTTTTCATTTAGGTTGAATTCCTAGCAGCGGTTAGAATTAAAATCATTCGCTAGGCTCTTACACCTATGATTGCAGCAAAAGAAAACGTCCCAAAGCTTACTCCCGAAGAATACTTCGCTTGGGAAGAAAAGCAGCTAGAAAAGCACGAGTACATTGATGGTGAAGTTTACGCCATGAGCGGCGGCAGCAAAAACCATAGCTTAATCTCTGTCAGATTCATTACCTTGTTTTCCAATCACCTAGAAGATAGTAGCTGTGAAACTGGTAATTCAGATCTAAGAGTTAACATTGTTGAGACAAACGACTACACCTATCCAGATGTCAGCGTGACTTGTGACGATCGAGATAAAGCTACAACTCAGTACATTACCTATCCCTGCCTAATCGTCGAAGTTCTCTCACCCAGTACAGAGGCATACGATCGAGGCGGCAAATTTAGAATGTACCGCAATAATCCGAATTTTCAAGACTATCTATTAGTCAGTTCTACCAGTATCGAAATAGATTTGTATCACAAGAACGAAGCAGGAGATTGGCTAATCATCAACTACAAAGAAGGCGACACTGTAGAACTAAAAAGCATTAACTTAAAATTCTCGATCGAGCACGTCTATCGTGGTCTTGTTCTCACCCCAGAATCTGAAAACTCACAAACCGCTTAAAACCACACCCCCACTATCGCCAAGTCTGATGAAAATGGGGGTGAATTTGAAAAAGATTAATGCTCGTGGTGTCTGCCGCCGACCGTTGAAAAAATAGAGCTAACATCATTCCGCACAAGTTCTATCTGTTGGAAGCTGAGTCTCAATTTCTATCGTGGTGTATTTCAGCTTTGTCAGGATTTCTGTTAACAATTGCTTGGCGCTCGTGTTAGCGGCTTCGAGAATGTTACTGTCACAGGCTTCTTGTCGGATTGCTGCGATCGCTTTGAGTTGAGCTTCTTCTTGGAGTTCAGGAGTCGCTTTTGGTGCAATCCACTCCTTGTAGTTTGCTAAAATTGTCGATCGTCCAACATTCAAACCGATATCTCGAATGTAAGGAGCAGGCAGAACCAGGTGAACTTTACCGGGACTGACTGATTTGACTTGTAGCTGTTTGAGGTTGATGCCTGCTTGGATTTGACTTACGCCTTCATACACAAAGTTGGTTTGTCCGATTTTGACTCCGAAGACTTCGCTTGGTTTTTCGACGCGGATAGTTGCCTTCGCATCGATCGTGACTGCGGTGAGTTGATCCGCGTTCTTTAATCCTGAGAAGATTAGGTTTCTCACCTCGATCGTGCTTGAACTAGTGTGATGCAAGAGCATGAACACAATGAGAAGTAGCGGTGCGATCGCGCTTAAAACTTGCCACTTATGTTTCTTGGCTGATAAACTGATTGTAGATTGAACACCTTGTTCAAGTAACGTTCCCCAAAATGCCATCCGGTTTCTCCTAAAATCGCTCTCTGTCGTTAGAATAACAATTCTAAAATTATCCCTCCACAGCATGAAGCAACAAACGCTTCGGTTTGCTACGTTGCAGTAGTTTATTGCTGATTTAGATGCTTGATGAGTGCGTGGAGGAACAACCGTGGTAAAAATTGGCTATCACGCTTCCCATGAGCAGTTTAAGCCAAGTGCATTACTGCAATACGTGCAACTGGCAGAACAAGCAGGATTCAATGCGGCTTTGTCTTCGGATCATTTTCATCCTTGGAGCGAAATGCAGGGACAGAGCGGGTTCGCTTGGTCA contains:
- a CDS encoding late competence development ComFB family protein, with the protein product MSIEKIVDQALQDGYLTPAMEAEVGRICDTASELSIEEYMALDRLMGALLTGEVVAVPRKQFINVMEELVLTEAIARVAEIEATSDRTLDLGDIAAYALNRLPPLYATTEEGANYQRQHAKEGLQGVISQRVGEAIAKNLDKPDFFPERQILGKSSKDEILTQVSSLLQAYAPSFEPEPRR
- the ilvB gene encoding biosynthetic-type acetolactate synthase large subunit encodes the protein MQLQQRSAVQQVTGAFALIDSLSRHGVQHIFGYPGGAILPIYDELYRAEQAGILKHILVRHEQGAAHAADGYARATGKVGVCFATSGPGATNLVTGIATAHMDSIPMVIVTGQVPRPAIGSDAFQETDIYGITLPIVKHSYVVRDPRDMAKIVAEAFYIASTGRPGPVLIDVPKDVGVEQFDYVPVDPGSVRLTGYRPTVKGNPRQIGQALKLIRQAQKPLLYVGGGAIAAGAHSEVKELAERFKLPVTTTLMGIGAFDEHHPLSVGMLGMHGTAYANFAVTECDLLIAVGARFDDRVTGKLDEFASRAKVIHIDIDPAEVGKVRLPDVPIVGDVKQVLTDLLERSTEEGDPANPDQTEAWLARIDRWREDYPLVVPEYPGVLSPQEVIAEVGRQAPNAYYTTDVGQHQMWAAQFLKNGPRRWISSAGLGTMGFGMPAAMGAKVAVPDEEVICISGDSSIQMNIQELGTLAQYGINVKTVIINNGWQGMVRQWQEAFYDERYSNSNMQVGTPDFVKLAEAFGIKGMIVETREELKSAIAQMIAHPGPVLMDVRVKKNENCYPMVPTGKSNAQMIGLPERKLLERAAETINCRHCGAENIPSNKFCPHCGTKI
- a CDS encoding ferrochelatase; the encoded protein is MVATPDKLEHTHHHHHTSSNSERIAVLLMGYGEVESYEDFANYNEQALNLLTAKFAPVPTWVYPPLAKLLAIFDLHEWGHQHGQFISPHNEIFEKQRAGVEAALQEKWGDRIQVFKAFNFCKPFLPEQVLAEVKDQGFTKILIYPLLVVDSIFTSGIAVEQVNKALATLADEGEHWLKGTRYIPSFFDRPEYINLMAHLVEAEIQSNLAENYLPSQVGIVLMNHGCPHKAKGFTSGITESQLLYDKVRDRLIDRYPLISVGWLNHQTPLIDWTQPNADLAARNLIELGAKAIVFMPIGFATENHETLLDVEHIIEKLHRKYSDVKYVRMPCVNDHSEFLKMVADWATPQIESLLSEQALAVVPVHGEVHHHHDHGHHHDHGHHHH
- a CDS encoding ADP-ribosylglycohydrolase family protein — translated: MDTLERFRGCLLGLATGDAIGTTVEFQQRGSFSPLTDMVGGGPFNLKPGQWTDDTSMALCLATSLVTMGTFDAADQMNRYCDWYEQGYLSSTGKCFDIGNTVRQALQHYKHSGNPFSGSTDPKSAGNGCLMRLAPVPMFYFPERDRILHFSAESARTTHGASECIDASCLFGEMLFRALSGMSKTEILFSSSPETIASPSIQAIACGEYQRKQSREIRGTGYVVASLEAALWCFWTTESYEQAILSAANLGDDADTTAAICGQVAGAYYGESGIPAHWLEKLTMRDEITKLAEQLYVER
- a CDS encoding CAP domain-containing protein; the encoded protein is MRHVKIVNIISCLLIGAMTGCKEIREQFPELPTFERPAPLPPKPAQSPTAAKIETTIYQQINQVRQQDGLKGLKKNDRLAEVARRYSQQMAEKEFFSHTGADGTNVADRVEAGQISFQIVGENLYMGTNIRQPADNAVEGWMNSPGHRENLLRPVYAETGIGVWKKGNTYYITQLFLRQ
- a CDS encoding serine/threonine-protein kinase codes for the protein MDQLIGKVLRDRYQIQSLLGRQTGRRTFLAKDLQSDAIVVVKLLLFAPEFTWEDLKLFEREAAVLRSLNHRAIPQYLDDFEVETDLGKGFALVQTHIEARSLQDWIQSGRTFSEEELRAIAKDLLSILDYLHSRQPPVVHRDLKPSNILLGNRTGNHPGRIYLIDFGSVQTALHHGTRTIVGTYGYMPPEQFGGQTVPASDLYALGATLICIATGQNPDQLPQREMRILFDKHVNLSPDLIDWLKWLTEPSLDLRLQSAKQALEALDAPRTLAKGQPVGSKVQFARSRQTLEIVIPSRGFHLGLIPLLGFALFWNSFLIMWYGMALISWSSGGWFMALFAIGHLAAGLWMTWGILFDLFGQVRLEITESKIFRANELFGIGIFPLTADRRSICRIDRTQDTYKHDSEGGHVRIPAHLNIWAGTRKFTLGGGTNNYESLTPPEIDWLAEQLSQWLGLPVDRN
- a CDS encoding cell wall metabolism sensor histidine kinase WalK codes for the protein MSKPNLRTRLFLSHMIVMVVGISTLLTVGKVYTPRLFLVHLEQLQGIDFSVVRVKSRLIDGFESAWSRGAFWSVIVGGTTAIGLSYWVSKRIMQPLIQMEEITQRFAAGHLEERVPENEIPELNQLAESFNRMAQDLEGVEQRRRDLVGDLTHELRTPLTVIEGYLEGLADGTIESTPDVYQRLARETVRLRRLVNDLQELSKAEAGYLPIHLQPLQIRPLLVSIVEKFSDQLLDDSPTLKVDCPESLPSAMADSERVEQVLVNLVGNALRYTSAGSITLQAWTESDKLWIAVKDTGRGIKAEDLPHVFERFWRSDRSRDRHSGGTGIGLAISRRLVELQKGTIEVESEFGKGSTFRFCLPIVPEKSKLLSLRD
- a CDS encoding response regulator transcription factor, with the protein product MEILIVEDEAEIAQLIQLYLEKEGFSCRTCRDGISALQVFQEQKPDLMILDLMIPGLDGLEVCARVRQKPGAKDPFILMLTAKGEEIDRIIGLSTGADDYMVKPFSPKELVARVRALLRRTMRQGGQSQVYRTQNFVLDVDQRSAARQNGDRTEPLDLTTLEFDLLSTFMSYPGRVWNRTQLIDKLWGSNFFGDERVVDTHVARLRKKIEPDPANPTFVKTVIGVGYKFEDTAA
- the psb30 gene encoding photosystem II reaction center protein Ycf12/Psb30, which gives rise to MEFLSFLNDVNFEAIVQLTLVAMIMLAGPIVIFLLAFRGGDL